A genomic region of Cotesia glomerata isolate CgM1 linkage group LG9, MPM_Cglom_v2.3, whole genome shotgun sequence contains the following coding sequences:
- the LOC123271611 gene encoding serine/threonine-protein kinase 32A-like, with product MGGHHSRSVPTPGEEVNFNHFQVLRAIGKGSFGKVCIVEKGEHSGKMYAMKYVHKSECAMRGALKNVTREVEIMSKLEHPFLVNLWFSFQDEEDLFMVTDLLLGGDLRYHIQQQVHFSEESVILFIAEIALALDYLKSRRIIHRDIKPDNILLDEEGHAHVTDFNVATQLEDDQLATSISGTKPYIAPEIYMCSCEVHGGFQSGYGYTVDWWSLGILAWETLEGVRPFPIHSGTSYKEALRILQDCRPVHPTEWSQSMSQLLNSLLTQDPNQRTTTLCQLKQLQAMNKLDFDRVYLKQVKPIFTPSKNHLNCDPTFELEEMIIEARPLHKKKKRLAKQRSLRSQELADQVESMAVVSGPTSSIPSQDPTGLVFIPDFPVYNRERELEQRLREEKEKQWEEELRIAMAESEKKLRDPDRDKQRSHSNQHFRNSSRLSVSSSNIHSRIERASLRSNKRSGIATSLDIDFIDASPETSTS from the exons ATGGGTGGTCATCACTCACGAAGTGTGCCTACGCCGGGGGAGgaag tgAACTTCAATCACTTCCAAGTGCTTCGTGCAATAGGGAAAGGAAGTTTCGGGAAGGTGTGTATTGTAGAAAAGGGCGAACATAGCGGAAAAATGTATGCCATGAAATATGTACATAAATCAGAATGCGCTATGAGAGgtgctttaaaaaatgtaacaaGAGAGGTCGAGATAATGTCGAAATTGGAGCATCCATTTTTAGTCAACTTGTGGTTTAGTTTTCAag atGAAGAGGACTTGTTTATGGTAACAGATCTTCTTCTTGGAGGAGACTTGAGGTATCATATTCAGCAGCAGGTTCACTTTTCTGAAGAAAGTGTAATTTTGTTCATTGCGGAGATAGCTTTGGCATTGGACTACTTAAAGAGTAGACGAATCATCCACAGGGATATTAAACCTGATAATATCCTGTTGGATGAGGAAG GACATGCCCATGTGACGGACTTCAACGTAGCAACCCAACTGGAGGACGATCAATTGGCGACATCAATATCAGGAACAAAGCCGTACATAG CTCCAGAAATTTACATGTGCTCATGCGAGGTCCACGGTGGCTTTCAATCCGGATACGGTTACACGGTTGACTGGTGGAGCCTTGGTATTTTAGCGTGGGAGACACTTGAAGGCGTCCGGCCCTTTCCTATTCACTCTGGCACCAGTTACAAAGAAGCCCTCCGGATACTCCAG GACTGTCGCCCAGTTCACCCGACAGAATGGAGCCAATCGATGTCGCAATTGCTAAACAGCCTGCTCACTCAGGACCCGAACCAACGTACCACCACTCTCTGTCAATTGAAACAACTCCAAGCCATGAATAAATTAGACTTTGATAGAGTTTACCTCAAACAAGTAAAACCAATATTTACACCGTCCAAGAACCACCTGAACTGTGACCCGACCTTCGAGCTCGAGGAGATGATTATTGAGGCTCGGCCGCTTCACAAAAAAAAGAAGCGACTTGCCAAACAGAGGTCATTACGCAGTCAAGAGCTCGCTGATCAAGTAGAATCCATGGCTGTTGTCAGTGGACCAACTTCCAGCATCCCAAGCCAGGATCCGACGGGTCTAGTTTTTATTCCAGACTTCCCGGTGTACAATAGAGAACGCGAACTGGAGCAACGGCTGAGGGAGGAGAAGGAAAAACAGTGGGAAGAGGAGCTACGCATTGCTATGGCTGAGAGTGAAAAGAAACTCAG GGATCCCGATCGTGATAAACAACGATCTCACAGCAATCAACACTTTAGAAATAGCAGCCGGTTAAGTGTCTCCTCATCCAACATTCACTCACGTATTGAACGTGCCTCGTTACGCTCGAATAAAAGATCCGGCATCGCAACTTCTTTGGATATTGATTTTATCGATGCTAGTCCTGAAACGTCTACCTCCTAA
- the LOC123271613 gene encoding methenyltetrahydrofolate synthase domain-containing protein isoform X2, with translation MSKEQIGNVSKHGYRKKVWNYMMDNDLVNFPSIVYHRIPNFKGAEEAAKRLAELEEFKKARVLKVNPDKPQEPVRLLALEAGKEILVPIPRLKSGLFFHVVPVTHDGAATQQNLKAMATRFGIETHGKPVGIDADIKVDLVVLGSVCVSREGFRIGKGEGFADLEFAMMMRMKAVNDNTVVVTTVHDCQLVDKFEEGLFERHDVPVDIIVTPTQTIFVSEKLKKPEGIFWNILTPRRIKTMQILQILKDIDEKEGKEVILKADEPNNTKPRRFEKNWKRTKGKKNLKVKKESEIELITENNDKENENKNETKAEEEKKEVKKNRRRRRPQKQTEKIDTEKNEEKTDKPKENKGRKLKPKPQIDFSLKLSNIGSDVRVRDLKSALSQRGISPTSIAWRGQRGFCYLHFGKLRGKNNTPNEPVQVDSIVANLQQLYVGNNGNHGGDSNITNDKFIIVEPAKPVTRIETTDVSAV, from the exons ATGTCCAAGGAACAAA taggtaatGTGAGTAAGCACGGTTATCGCAAGAAAGTGTGGAACTACATGATGGACAACGACTTGGTGAACTTCCCATCAATAGTTTACCACCGCATACCGAACTTCAAGGGCGCTGAGGAAGCAGCGAAGCGTCTGGCCGAGTTGGAGGAGTTCAAGAAGGCACGTGTCCTGAAAGTCAACCCAGACAAGCCCCAAGAACCAGTCAGATTGCTGGCTCTGGAAGCTGGCAAGGAGATCTTGGTCCCGATACCGAGGCTGAAGTCGGGTTTGTTTTTTCACGTAGTGCCTGTGACTCATGACGGAGCTGCTACCCAGCAAAACCTGAAAGCCATGGCGACTCGTTTTGGTATTGAGACACATGGCAAGCCTGTCGGCATTGACGCAGACATCAAAGTCGACCTGGTGGTCCTCGGCTCGGTCTGTGTTAGCAGGGAAGGCTTCAGGATTGGAAAGGGCGAAGGCTTCGCTGATCTCGAGTTTGCCATGATGATGAGGATGAAAGCGGTTAATGATAACACTGTTGTGGTCACGACTGTCCATGATTGTCAGCTGGTTGACAAGTTTGAGGAAGGCTTGTTCGAGAGACACGACGTACCTGTTGATATTATTGTCACGCCTACGCAGACTATTTTTGTTAGTGAGAAGTTGAAGAAACCTGAGGggattttttggaatattctCACGCCCAGGAGGATTAAGACGATGCAAATTTTGCAAATTTTGAAGGATATTGatgaaaa agaagGCAAGGAGGTAATTTTGAAAGCAGATGAGCCCAATAACACTAAGCCGAggcgttttgaaaaaaattggaagCGTACGAAAGGAAAAAAGAATCTTAAAGTCAAAAAAGAGTCAGAAATAGAACTTATCACTGAAAATAATGACAAAGaaaacgaaaataaaaatgaaactaaaGCCGAGGAAGAAAAgaaagaagttaaaaaaaatcgtcgaAGGCGTCGGCCGCAGAAACAAACCGAGAAAATagacactgaaaaaaatgag gaaaaaaCGGACAAGccaaaagaaaataaaggTCGTAAATTAAAACCGAAGCCTCAGattgatttttcattaaaGCTCTCTAACATCGGGTCTGATGTGCGAGTGAGAGATTTGAAGAGTGCATTGTCGCAGCGTGGAATCAGTCCGACGTCGATAGCTTGGCGAGGCCAGCGTGGGTTCTGTTATCTTCATTTCGGGAAATTGAGGGGCAAAAATAATACGCCGAATGAGCCGGTTCAAGTCGACTCGATAGTCGCTAATTTGCAGCAATTATACGTGGGTAACAACGGTAATCACGGAGGAGATTCAAATATCacaaatgataaatttattatcgttGAACCGGCAAAGCCTGTTACTAGGATCGAGACAACCGATGTTTCTGCGGTTTAA
- the LOC123271613 gene encoding methenyltetrahydrofolate synthase domain-containing protein isoform X1: MSKEQSNVSKHGYRKKVWNYMMDNDLVNFPSIVYHRIPNFKGAEEAAKRLAELEEFKKARVLKVNPDKPQEPVRLLALEAGKEILVPIPRLKSGLFFHVVPVTHDGAATQQNLKAMATRFGIETHGKPVGIDADIKVDLVVLGSVCVSREGFRIGKGEGFADLEFAMMMRMKAVNDNTVVVTTVHDCQLVDKFEEGLFERHDVPVDIIVTPTQTIFVSEKLKKPEGIFWNILTPRRIKTMQILQILKDIDEKEGKEVILKADEPNNTKPRRFEKNWKRTKGKKNLKVKKESEIELITENNDKENENKNETKAEEEKKEVKKNRRRRRPQKQTEKIDTEKNEVEKTDKPKENKGRKLKPKPQIDFSLKLSNIGSDVRVRDLKSALSQRGISPTSIAWRGQRGFCYLHFGKLRGKNNTPNEPVQVDSIVANLQQLYVGNNGNHGGDSNITNDKFIIVEPAKPVTRIETTDVSAV; this comes from the exons ATGTCCAAGGAACAAA gtaatGTGAGTAAGCACGGTTATCGCAAGAAAGTGTGGAACTACATGATGGACAACGACTTGGTGAACTTCCCATCAATAGTTTACCACCGCATACCGAACTTCAAGGGCGCTGAGGAAGCAGCGAAGCGTCTGGCCGAGTTGGAGGAGTTCAAGAAGGCACGTGTCCTGAAAGTCAACCCAGACAAGCCCCAAGAACCAGTCAGATTGCTGGCTCTGGAAGCTGGCAAGGAGATCTTGGTCCCGATACCGAGGCTGAAGTCGGGTTTGTTTTTTCACGTAGTGCCTGTGACTCATGACGGAGCTGCTACCCAGCAAAACCTGAAAGCCATGGCGACTCGTTTTGGTATTGAGACACATGGCAAGCCTGTCGGCATTGACGCAGACATCAAAGTCGACCTGGTGGTCCTCGGCTCGGTCTGTGTTAGCAGGGAAGGCTTCAGGATTGGAAAGGGCGAAGGCTTCGCTGATCTCGAGTTTGCCATGATGATGAGGATGAAAGCGGTTAATGATAACACTGTTGTGGTCACGACTGTCCATGATTGTCAGCTGGTTGACAAGTTTGAGGAAGGCTTGTTCGAGAGACACGACGTACCTGTTGATATTATTGTCACGCCTACGCAGACTATTTTTGTTAGTGAGAAGTTGAAGAAACCTGAGGggattttttggaatattctCACGCCCAGGAGGATTAAGACGATGCAAATTTTGCAAATTTTGAAGGATATTGatgaaaa agaagGCAAGGAGGTAATTTTGAAAGCAGATGAGCCCAATAACACTAAGCCGAggcgttttgaaaaaaattggaagCGTACGAAAGGAAAAAAGAATCTTAAAGTCAAAAAAGAGTCAGAAATAGAACTTATCACTGAAAATAATGACAAAGaaaacgaaaataaaaatgaaactaaaGCCGAGGAAGAAAAgaaagaagttaaaaaaaatcgtcgaAGGCGTCGGCCGCAGAAACAAACCGAGAAAATagacactgaaaaaaatgaggta gaaaaaaCGGACAAGccaaaagaaaataaaggTCGTAAATTAAAACCGAAGCCTCAGattgatttttcattaaaGCTCTCTAACATCGGGTCTGATGTGCGAGTGAGAGATTTGAAGAGTGCATTGTCGCAGCGTGGAATCAGTCCGACGTCGATAGCTTGGCGAGGCCAGCGTGGGTTCTGTTATCTTCATTTCGGGAAATTGAGGGGCAAAAATAATACGCCGAATGAGCCGGTTCAAGTCGACTCGATAGTCGCTAATTTGCAGCAATTATACGTGGGTAACAACGGTAATCACGGAGGAGATTCAAATATCacaaatgataaatttattatcgttGAACCGGCAAAGCCTGTTACTAGGATCGAGACAACCGATGTTTCTGCGGTTTAA